ACAAGTGGATTGCTAAGGAGCTGGCTTTTCAGCCTGCTTCACCCAAGTTAGGGAGGTTAAGTCTACATTTCCACCACTAAGCACAATACAGATGTTCTTTACTTCTGCGGAAACTGTTTGAAAATGCTGAGACAGCACGGCGGCCACTCCAACCCCAGCTGTAGGTTCAATAAGCAATTTCATCCTCTCCCACACCAGCTGGGTTGCATACTGTTGGTATAGAAGGGAGTAAGAATTAGTGAAatgggaaaagggggaaaagccTAGTTGGTTGGCCTTTATAATTAAAGGCCAGATGGGGATATATGCCCAGCCTGAATTTTCCTATTGCTATATGTTTGTGCTTGCCAGTGAAGGGCAGGACTTTTTTCATTCTAACTGCTTCTACTGTCTTGATACACCTAGGGCACCCTCCTACATGTCATGAAATCACCTAGTCGAGTCCCTAGTGGGTGAGTTGCTACTTACAACAGGAGGGTTTTTTGCCTAAGAAGTTGCACCATTCTTTTGTTACTTCCTTTCCTCCTGGAGCCTCACCTTAATTTCATCCTCTGTGACAGTAAAGACGTCATCCACAAGGTCCCTTATGATAGGCCAGGTTTTTAAGCCAATGCTGGATTTGACACCATCTGCCATGGTTTCTGGAGGATAGGGATTGGGGGTCAGTTCCCCTTTCAGTTTGGACTGGTAGCAGTCATCTGCATTCAAGGGTTCAGCAGCATATACCTTCACACTAGGTCTCAGAGCCTAGGAAGAGGAATATTAGATATCTTACAACTAGCCACAGTATTTTGCCTGCATGCTTGCAGTAAAATAGGTAGTACAGTTAACATTTCTGCCCAAGAGCCTTTCTTTTACTCAATGTAATGGAAATAAGGCCTTTAAGCACTTTAAATTGTTTTCCACTCTGGCCGCAGTTGCCTAGATTACAGCTGGTTCTGCTGGTAACTTGggaaaagagtagcccctgactTGGATAGTAGGTTGGTGAGATGGAATTCAAAGGACTGTGAGTGTGCCACTCATTGTAATGGCTTGTGCTGTAAAGTTTTCATTAAGAAAAGGgtagtgagggacttccctggcagtccagtgtttaagactccgcacttccactgcaggggacacaagttcgatcactggtctgggaactaggatcccacatgccgcacggtCAAAAAAGGGTGGGGAGCGTAGTGATGCAGGGAAGGGCCTTTCATCTCAAGTGCCAAGGGATGATGAGAAGGAACGGCAGTTTCGGGGGAATGTTGAGCAAGTATTCACATTGTACTATGATGTGAAATAAACAGCCTGAAGTGGGGAGTCCTCCAAAAGCTATTTTCTTACCTTAACCGTAATTGCTATTCCAGCAaccattcctcctcctcctactgGTACCACCAGTGCATCTACCAAGGGAACCTTTAgtgaaaaataaagtatgaatAGGTCTGTTAATAAGCAGCTTTATATGGACATATAAAATAATTGGTTCTACGGCCAAACATCGGCATTACCAGTAGCTAACTAACTAAACTAACTAAGCTTTTACCTGGTTTAGCACTTCCATGGCAATTGTCCCTTGCCCAGCTATCACTGCAGGCTCCTGGTTGGGATGTACCATGATGCCTTCTGTTTCTTCCACAATTCTTTTTGTAACATTTTCTCTGGACTGAAAGTACATTAATTTAGCTtactttatttgtatttcaatAGATTTCCCAACAAGTTAGATTCAGTCATTTAGCACTTTTTGGGCAACTTCTTTTCAGACTTTGTTCTGGCACTGGAGATATAATTGAACAAAGCAGTCCCTGCACTCAGTGGAGTTATGTTCTAAtatggtggggaggggtggggtgtaagtaaatatatggtatatttaaatgctttggagaaaaatgaatttatataggGTGCTCAGGAAGGACAACTGGTAAAGTGGCATTTTAGTAGATCTGAACAAGTCCTGTGTATCTCCAGAATATTCCAGGGAGAGTAATAGCAAGTACAAAGGCCACGGAGTAGGAATGCTTGGCTTTCTGAGAAACTGCTAAGTTAGTGTGGTTGGTGTGGAGTGTTTGGGGGAGAGTAATAGTGAGAGATGAGATCAGGAAAATAGTAATGGGCCAGTTCATCTGGGCCATAGTTGACTGCAAGAACTTTGGTTTCCACTGTGTATGAGATGGGAAACCATTGGAGGATTTGGGGCTGACAAGAGACAAGTTCTAACTTACTGAGTGGATAGCTCTGATTGCTCTTTTGGAAACGACTCATGGGGCAAGGGTGGAAgcagagaccagttaggaggctgctgAATCTAGGTGAGGACTGATTGGTTTGAATCAGGGCAGTGATGGTAGAGGCTGTTAGAAGTAATTGGATTACAGAAATGTTTTCAAAGTAGGACTAAGATTTGGATGATATCAAAGATGCTTCCATGTTTGAGGGTAATGAAGGATAAaagttgccatttactgagatggggaagactggAAGTGGAACAGTATTGAGTAAGATGAGGAGTTTGGTTTTAGACAgtaagtttgagatgcctgttaAGGCACCCAAATGGAAATGTACAAGCCTGGGTTAAGAGCAAAGGTCAGGGCTGGAGTTAGAGTATAGGTGATATTTTAAACTATGAGACTAATGAGATCATCTGAGTGAGTGTAGGTAGAGAAAAGGTTGGACATACCAGCACTTAGAGCTGAAGAGGAAACAACAGAGGAGACAGAAGCTGCAGCCAGTGAGGTAGGAAGAGAAATTTCATCTGACAGTGAAAGTTGCTAAGGTGGTACTGAGCACTGCTCTCTTCCTTACCTCGTCGCTCTGTTCACTGTATACTATAGAGGCTCCATAGGCTTGTATCGCCAGTTTTTTACAGTTGGGAGCTGTTTCAGGCACTACAATATAAGCAGGAATCCCTGGGAGGGAGAAGTATGTTTAGTTAGTACAAATCAGAATTTAGGATAGAGATTTCTGTTCAGTTTGCTTGTAATCAGGGACTCGGAAATTTATTCCCACAGATATCACTAATCTCACTGCAAGTTACGGCTGCTTTTCCAGTCCTCTCTGATGAGCCTACCCAGTACCCTGAGAAATTAAGTACCTTCTAATTTGGCAGCATAGGAGAGAGCCTGGCCATGGTTTCCACTGCTGTGACTAACAACAGCTTTGGGCTTCTCTTCTGAAGTGGCAGAAATCAAGCCTCTGATTGCGTTAAGGGCACCACGAATCTGGAAGAGAGATAGTGAATtaatatatttgattaaaaattcttttcaaaaaaccaaggagcttttctacatttttctcttCCAACATTGCACATCCAGTCCATCACTAAATCTTACTGAGTCTTCCTCCTGAGTATCTCATGTTCATCTTCTTGGCCACCACCTTGGTGAGGCCTCATTTGGTTATACTTGGTATCACCAAACCTCAGCTGATCCTGCCTCAAGAATCATTCTCATCTAATAGTTCTGCTAGATTATgaaagtgatcttttaaaaacaaatgttaccTTTTTCATTGATTGCCTGTTTTTGTAAGAAAAGTCCAAATCCCATACAAGTTGCAGCCTTTTTAAATATATCTACCTTTGTCACTGTTGTAGCCATCCTAAATTGCCTCTAGTTTCCTTCCTACCAGGTTAGCTCACACTTCTGTACCTCTTGGCATGCTGATGCCTCTACCTGTAGTTCTTTCCCCTACTCCCTGAGCTGGCTAAAAGTACTCATCCTATAAAACTTGGACCAAATGTCTCCTGGTTCAACCTCCTTGCTCTCCCAGGCATAATTAGGTACTTCATTCATTTCCATAACCCTTGTTTGTATCTCTTTTAAGACACTTGTCATCAACCTATTTTGTCTTCCCCTGCAAGTATGGATACAGGGCAAGGCCTACTGTACATACACCTGGTATAGTCAGTAAAAATAAGTGCTCGATGTGTCATGAGTGAAGAATAAACCATGGCAGAAGCAAAAGGCAAAAGAGAATGGAGAAGTTtttgttccattaaaaaaaaaagttctcaaagGGTATGGAAAAAGGTAAATTCCTGAAATCCTAAAGCTAGCACTTAAAGGGTACTGATAATACTTGTTAGGCACAGTGCAAAATgcagtttttcaaatttttacctGAATGGATGTTAAAGTTCAACTAATGGTCAGAAAATTCTGGTAACGAATCAACACAGAAATCTATCTTTATGCATAGGAAAGGCACCAACATACCTTGTAGAAAAACATCTTGCCATATGAGGGTTGAGCTAGGGTTAGATCTTTTCTATACATAATAAAGTATAAACGAATGGCAAGTTGACAAAGTGAAGGCTTAGATTTGGCTGTATACAGGGTGATTACACGTTTCCAGGTTGATGATTGTTGTCTCGGTTTAATTATTAGAAGTTCCCCTTTTCATTCTCAAACATGTCCTAGTTTGGATAGTAAATTATATGTGATCCCCTTAATTATAAGGAATTTTGAGATTATGTAAAAGTGGCTTTTGTCAACGCCATGATGCTAAGTAACCAGGACTTGAGCAAAGGAAAATTTCTACCACCTTTTCTTTAGCTGTAAAAAGATATTAATTCTACCTACCTCGCTGGGTGGTCAGGAGCATCAAATAAATTTATGTGTGAAAGtggtttgaaaagaaacatgataCACTATCAAAAGGGATTGTTACCTTAAAAGATccagttttctggaagagttcaCATTTGAAGAAAAGATTGCGCCCTGCTACTTGATTCAAAATGGAGCTTGTTAGCACTGGTGTGAGGTGGATAAAATCTCGAATGTTGATATGAGCTTTTTCAACATCAGCAAAGGAGATGCAGTACTGATCACACATGGTTCTGAAACCCAGGAATAAGAGGGGGGTCAAAGCAAGCCTAGACAATGTGTTTAATGGAAAGAGTTTGAAAATGCATAACACACACCCACggaatgtacaccaccaagaggGAACCATAATGCAAACTTTGGACCTTGGTGCTAATGGTGTGTCAAGGTAGGttcaattgtaacaaatacaccactctggtgggggatgttataatgggggaggctatgcatgtgtgggggcagggagtatatGGCAAATTTCTGTTCCTTCCCATTAATTTTACTGTGAAccttaaatgcaaaaaaaaaaaaaaacaaaacaaaaaaacaaacccaaaacaaaaataccaaacaaaaaattctaaaaaacaaaataatgataagGCATAACATAGGAAGACAGACTCAGGGCCTGTGGTGGTAATGTGGGGACTGTCTCTATTATTGGGGTTCCAGAATCTCTGCATAAGGAAAATTCTCTTGAAGCAGAGTTTCTTGGTGTATGTTTCCTCTGTTGAAACCTTACAGGAAATAACTGGCTATGATTATGGAGGGCTTAAAGCTGAGCCCTCACCCATACCATCCATTTCTTGGCACTGCCACTGGTCTCTACCTTTTCATCATTGTTGTGAAATTTGAATAAACTGGGTTCAAAATCTGCTAcaggtttttatttaaaaaaaaaaaattcacgaTTCACCAAGGGGAAAAATCTCCTACCATCCTACCATCTTAATAAATTATGTTCACTTCCtatgtttccttctgttttttccATATACATATAGTACATGACAGTTAAAATCAaaccaaaataacattttatttactccTTTTCCATTTGGCTCATTCTTCAAAGTTTTCACAATTATAATTTTCAGTAAGTACATTATGCTTCcactttttactatttttattatagcatttaaacatgaaatttctctatttttccttattaacaatttctctttatttttccttattaacAAAGGCAATGCATGTTcaataaaaaagcaatttaatCTGCTTCCTCTCCAAAGAATTTGCTACCGAAGCTCTGGTTCCTCTCTTTGCGGGCCCACATATATACGCAGACAAAACTTTTGACAGGTTTAGTAACTTGCTTTCTTCGGACAATATTATGAATATCTATGACTCTTTGCTTATCAGTAGATATATTTgtgactttttgttttaatgtggactatttttaaaagtatttattgaatatgttacaatattgcttctgttttgtatgttttggttttttggccatgggGCATTTAgtatcttagctcccagaccagggatcaaattcacaccccttgcattggaaggcaaagtcttaaccattagactgccagggaagtcactatgtgactttttaaatgacTTAATAGTACTTTTTTACAACAATACCATAGTTTTCTGTTGTTgaacatatttcctttttttttttgtctataatAAATAATGATGTAATGAACAGCATTGATGCAAGATCTTTGTTTATCTCTATACATGCTTTGAGTAGATTTCACCAGTGGCGTTTTGCATTAAAAAGCATACACACTTCTAAGGCATTTGATACCCACTGCCAAAATGATCTCCATAGGAGTTATAGATTTTATCAATTTATACAACAGCACTTTCTAAGGAATGATTATTTTCCTTCACCCTCACTATCATTTTTATCTGCCAACTTGATGAAATATCTCAAgtagtttacattttttaaattactagtgACTGAACATTTTTTCTGTATACTTATTGGCCACTTAGACTTTTGTGAATCTTTAACACACCCTCTACTGACTGAAtcatctttttcctttgaaatacatttataaaaaattaaatttctattaaTGCTTGGGGCTTTTCTGGATGTTGTAGTTTGTTCCATTAATCTGACTGCCAGTTCTTTTCCCAGTTGTTCGTTGCACTAATACGTTCTTGCCTGATGActctttctaatatttattgGCTCTTCTCACACACAAATTCTTCCAAATGAACTTTAGAAGTTCTTTACCAACGTTGCCAGAAATTCCACTGTACAATGTACAAATGAATTGGGGGcataattgacatttaaaaatattgagtctcCCCATCCACCTTTTAATTTAGTGGTCTTTTTGTTTTAGGTTTCTTAGTAAAGTTATAATTTATTCATGCCCTGTATAGATCTGATTAAATATATGCCTAAgtacaatatatttttgttgcttttgagataaggcatttttaaaattagatttataAACTGCTTACTGATGATGTATATGAAAActaataatttttgtatattcatcATGTAATAGGGTACTTTACCAGATTATCTTGTTAGATCTAATAGTTTCTTACAGTTTATTCTCTAAATAATCATGCtatctgcaaataaagataaTTTGTCTTTACCTTATAAATGTACCTCTGGTAACTTTTTCAATGACTTCATAGTTACTGGTTTATATGGGTTTGCCACCTCCTCCTGAAttaatttcagtaattttttttgtaaaatcacTTAAAGTTTATTAGTATAAAGTTGTACATATTaatatttctaagtatttcatatttgtggtattcattcactcattcaacaaatttgAGCACCTTCCGTGTCAGAAACTGTTTGATCTGGGGATATAGTATTAGAAAAGTAGACTTGTTCCTCCTCTCATAAAGATTATAGGGTATTGGAGAGGTGTCtaataaataatccaattaaatatgtatttacaaaCATTGGTGTAAGAAAGTGAATTATGATAGGATACTATAGTGGGAGGCCTTATTTAGATCAGTGAAGGAGGTCAATGAAGACCCTCTATAAcgaagtgaatttttatttttttgtgaataattagctttttttttcttgagaagtAATATTATGACCTATAAGATGAATGGGTAGAGTAGTGGGGAAAGTTGTTTCAGATagagggaataataataataatatgtgaaGGCTATAAGGAGGGAAAGAGTTTGGCATTTTCCAGGAATTAAAAGGTCAATGTATCTGAAAATGTGATCAATGGGAAATGTGATAACAGATAAGAAGTGTGAAGCTGGCAGAGTCGGGATCATAAGGGGCAATgattcatagaattttttttttttttggctgcaccttgtggtatgtggaacttccctgaccaaggattaaacctgtgcccctgcagtggaagtgtggactcttaaccactggaccaccagggaagtctatggattttttttctttttttttttaagctcttttttggaatataatagtactcttgtactagcttatgaggtacaccaaagtgaatcagctgtatttatacacgtaaccaaccccttatcccctccctcctgtgacttgcccccaccctcccccatcggatatattttttaagagcaaTAAAATGCCATTGGATTTATGGTTATCAAGGGAGAAAGGTGGggcggagggataaattgggagattgggattgacatatacacactactatatataaaatagataatgaggacatactgtatagcacagagaactctactcaatagtctgtaatgacatatagaaaaagaatctaaaaaagagttcactttgctgtacagcagaaactaacacaacattgtaaatcaactatactccaatacaaattaaaaaaaaagatgccattgGAGAATTCTGAGCAGGTAAGTGACAATGTTAGAATTCATATTTACAGGAAGTCACTTGCTACATTGTgatgaatgaaaaggaaagaaataagagtGGAATCAGGGAGTCAACAGTTAGGAAGTATTACAGTTGTCCACATGAAAGACAACAGGGGCTTGGATGGTGAAAGTgtaggcagaaaaaaataatcattcaaGATAAATTTGGGAAAAACAAACCCACTGAAAAATGGgccaaggacttgaatagacagttctccaaagaaagatatacaaatggccaaaaagcacatgaaaacatgcccaatatt
The DNA window shown above is from Hippopotamus amphibius kiboko isolate mHipAmp2 chromosome 17, mHipAmp2.hap2, whole genome shotgun sequence and carries:
- the SRR gene encoding serine racemase isoform X3; its protein translation is MCDQYCISFADVEKAHINIRDFIHLTPVLTSSILNQVAGRNLFFKCELFQKTGSFKIRGALNAIRGLISATSEEKPKAVVSHSSGNHGQALSYAAKLEGIPAYIVVPETAPNCKKLAIQAYGASIVYSEQSDESRENVTKRIVEETEGIMVHPNQEPAVIAGQGTIAMEVLNQVPLVDALVVPVGGGGMVAGIAITVKALRPSVKVYAAEPLNADDCYQSKLKGELTPNPYPPETMADGVKSSIGLKTWPIIRDLVDDVFTVTEDEIKYATQLVWERMKLLIEPTAGVGVAAVLSQHFQTVSAEVKNICIVLSGGNVDLTSLTWVKQAEKPAP
- the SRR gene encoding serine racemase isoform X2 — encoded protein: MKPTCRNQQRTMCDQYCISFADVEKAHINIRDFIHLTPVLTSSILNQVAGRNLFFKCELFQKTGSFKIRGALNAIRGLISATSEEKPKAVVSHSSGNHGQALSYAAKLEGIPAYIVVPETAPNCKKLAIQAYGASIVYSEQSDESRENVTKRIVEETEGIMVHPNQEPAVIAGQGTIAMEVLNQVPLVDALVVPVGGGGMVAGIAITVKALRPSVKVYAAEPLNADDCYQSKLKGELTPNPYPPETMADGVKSSIGLKTWPIIRDLVDDVFTVTEDEIKYATQLVWERMKLLIEPTAGVGVAAVLSQHFQTVSAEVKNICIVLSGGNVDLTSLTWVKQAEKPAP
- the SRR gene encoding serine racemase isoform X1 encodes the protein MATGPGPRWTNQSPYPEFFSLKLRKKRKSLSSGEAIKCKTQELSAATCPAMWNQLVCSEKNEADMQKSAEIRGALNAIRGLISATSEEKPKAVVSHSSGNHGQALSYAAKLEGIPAYIVVPETAPNCKKLAIQAYGASIVYSEQSDESRENVTKRIVEETEGIMVHPNQEPAVIAGQGTIAMEVLNQVPLVDALVVPVGGGGMVAGIAITVKALRPSVKVYAAEPLNADDCYQSKLKGELTPNPYPPETMADGVKSSIGLKTWPIIRDLVDDVFTVTEDEIKYATQLVWERMKLLIEPTAGVGVAAVLSQHFQTVSAEVKNICIVLSGGNVDLTSLTWVKQAEKPAP